DNA from Pelagibacterium nitratireducens:
ACATGGACATAAAAAAAGGCTAACCCCGAACGAAAGCGACATCAAGGCGGGTGGGGCTCCCCCGGCGCGACATATCGCGCCGGGGGCAGTTCTTACATGGACTCAGGAGAATATCCTGCTCCCGCGATGACGCGCTTTATGGCGTCACTCGGCTGTGCACTTTCGATGCGCACGGAGTGCGTGGTGAGATCGACATCCACCTTTGCCGCCGGGTCCGCGCTCTTGACGGCCTTCTCGATTGTTCCTGCGCAGTGGCCGCAGGTCATGTCCTGAACTTTGAACTCATGCATGGGTGTATCCCTTCCGGTTCGACTGCGCCAATCATGGAGCTTCCCACCGTTGGAAGGTCAAGCGCGAATTTGCACTTGACCTTACCATGATTGGAAGGATTAGATCATTGTGCAGTTGTCGAACAAGGACTGCAGAAAATGAACCAGGTGAAACAATTAAACGGCATGAAATCCCTCGATTTTACCATCGAGGGGATGACTTGCGCCTCCTGCGTATCACGCGTTGAAAAAGCTATTCGGGCGGTCCCCGGCGTAGCTTCGGCTTCGGTCAACCTCGCCACCGAGCGTGCGCGAATTGAACTTTCGGGTCCGACAGATGTTCGGCAGATCGCCGAGGCGGTGCATAAAGCCGGGTACACCCCAGAGGCCTCGGAGACTATTACACTCGATATCGAGGGCATGACCTGCGCCTCGTGCGTGGGTAGGGTGGAAAAGGCGCTCAAGCGCGTTGAGGGTGTCGTGGACGCCGCCGTCAATCTTGCGACCGAACGTGCAACAGTCGAGGTGCTTGGGGCAACGGCCACAAAAGACGATTTGGCACGCGCCGTCGCGACGGCTGGCTACAGTGTCCGAAGTGTCGCGGCTGAAGCCAAGTCCAACGGACCCAGTCGCGAACAGATCAAGGAAGCCGAAGCCATCTCGCTTCGCAACGCGATGCTTCTTGCAGCGCTGCTCACCGCTCCGCTTTTCGTCATCGAGATGGGCTCGCACTTCATTCCTGCAGTGCACATGTTCATCATGGACACGATTGGCATGCAGACCAATCGCTACGTGCAGTTCATCCTCGCCACGATCGTCCTGTTTGGCCCCGGGCGCCGGTTTCTCGTCAAAGGCTTTCCCAACCTCTGGCGCCGGACACCGGACATGAATTCCCTTGTGGCACTTGGGGCATCCGCTGCGTGGGGGTATTCGGTGGTAGCGACCTTCCTACCAGATTTGCTGCCGGCAGGGACGAGCAATGTCTATTATGAAGCCGCGGCGGTGATCGTCACCCTGATCCTGC
Protein-coding regions in this window:
- a CDS encoding heavy-metal-associated domain-containing protein produces the protein MHEFKVQDMTCGHCAGTIEKAVKSADPAAKVDVDLTTHSVRIESAQPSDAIKRVIAGAGYSPESM